The following are encoded together in the Juglans microcarpa x Juglans regia isolate MS1-56 chromosome 2D, Jm3101_v1.0, whole genome shotgun sequence genome:
- the LOC121250217 gene encoding uncharacterized protein LOC121250217 isoform X2, whose product MAKSLKSYKWIRLYEAKSEDIAEHEKKAAARIKNLYKKENARKQSRQVQLCTKVPPSKNKRSFYGGGGPGHNVSNHKGNLMKKSKIEFLNSHEVKNLAAMKKKEYQKNDGASPTMKQARFSGIYAATTSKLFKPVHRRT is encoded by the exons ATGGCCAAAAGTTTGAAGTCATATAAATGGATCCGTTTGTATGAG GCAAAATCAGAAGACATTGCTGAGCATGAGAAGAAAGCAGCTGCCCGAATTAAGAACCtatacaagaaagaaaatgcaC GAAAACAAAGCCGGCAAGTTCAGCTTTGCACCAAGGTTCCaccttcaaaaaataaaagaagtttttATGGTG GCGGTGGACCTGGCCACAATGTTTCAAACCATAAGGGCAACTTGATGAAAAAGtcaaaaatagaatttcttaACAG TCATGAGGTGAAGAATCTTGCGGCTATGAAGAAAAAGGAGTACCAGAAAAATGATGG TGCCTCTCCCACGATGAAACAAGCTCGGTTTTCTGGCATATATgctgctacaacttctaaacttTTCAAGCCTGTACACAGAAGAACATAG
- the LOC121250217 gene encoding uncharacterized protein LOC121250217 isoform X1, translating into MPEKEMVVIGRKVTPSLVDLCVKTAIDNVRYLGDVGETDLDLLGQILPHCTVDQLMHVEKCSEGRDLSPVTDKLWKKFYEKQFGTRNTEKVVERMAKSLKSYKWIRLYEAKSEDIAEHEKKAAARIKNLYKKENARKQSRQVQLCTKVPPSKNKRSFYGGGGPGHNVSNHKGNLMKKSKIEFLNSHEVKNLAAMKKKEYQKNDGASPTMKQARFSGIYAATTSKLFKPVHRRT; encoded by the exons ATGCCCGAGAAAGAAATGGTAGTGATTGGAAGGAAAGTGACTCCCTCATTGGTTGATCTCTGTGTTAAGACAGCAATAGATAATGTAAGGTACCTTGGGGATGTTGGTGAAACGGATCTAGATCTTCTTGGTCAAATTTTACCACATTGTACAGTGGACCAATTGATGCATGTGGAGAAGTGTTCAGAA GGAAGAGATTTAAGCCCAGTTACTGACAAGTTGTggaagaaattttatgaaaagcaGTTTGGTACAAGAAATACAGAGAAAGTTGTAGAGAGGATGGCCAAAAGTTTGAAGTCATATAAATGGATCCGTTTGTATGAG GCAAAATCAGAAGACATTGCTGAGCATGAGAAGAAAGCAGCTGCCCGAATTAAGAACCtatacaagaaagaaaatgcaC GAAAACAAAGCCGGCAAGTTCAGCTTTGCACCAAGGTTCCaccttcaaaaaataaaagaagtttttATGGTG GCGGTGGACCTGGCCACAATGTTTCAAACCATAAGGGCAACTTGATGAAAAAGtcaaaaatagaatttcttaACAG TCATGAGGTGAAGAATCTTGCGGCTATGAAGAAAAAGGAGTACCAGAAAAATGATGG TGCCTCTCCCACGATGAAACAAGCTCGGTTTTCTGGCATATATgctgctacaacttctaaacttTTCAAGCCTGTACACAGAAGAACATAG